A segment of the Cervus elaphus chromosome 24, mCerEla1.1, whole genome shotgun sequence genome:
TGCGGGTGTCTGGGCGCCCCCCTCCGTGCTCGCCGCGTGGCGGGTGGGTTCCTCGCGGTTGGGGGGCCCGTGCCAGCCCCTCCACTGGGAGGGCGGGACTACGGCCCCGCCCCGCAGGTCTCCCGCCAGTGCACCTGGAGGCTAATGCCACGCGCGGCGCTGTGCGCCTGCCCGCGCGCTACCCCGTGTCCGTTTGTCTCCGCGTGCAGAGCCGGGGGTCTGTCTGTCCCCACCGCAGGAGGACTGAGCAGGGCCGGCGTCAGAGCTACGTGCGGCGGGGCGGGCGcggcgggcggggtgggggcggcgcTGAGCGCGGCAGCGGCGGCGCGGGAGGCGGGGAGGCGCGGCGCGCCGGGGACAGCGGCGGACGGCGGCGGCATGCGGCTTCTCCCTTTGCCCATCGTGGGCTGAGACGGCCGCAGCACGGGCGGGAGGCGCGGCGGCCGGTGAGCCGAGGGCGCAGCCAGCCGGGCAGACCGCGGACAGCGGTCGGGGCGCCGCGCCATGGGCCGAGCCGAGGGCGGGGGCCCGGGCCGGGGGCCACcgccgctgctgctgcttctggggGTTACGCTGGTCCTTGCCTCCGGGGCCGCGCCGGGTAGGTACAGACCGCGACCGGGACCCCAGCGTCTCTCGCGCCCAGCCTTGGACCAGGGTCCCGTTGGCTTCGGGTACAAGAGGTGTCCGCGAGCTGTGCCAAGGGGGCGGGGCAGCGTCTTGCCTGCAGCCCGAGCGGGGGAAGGGGCGCACGAGGAGATGGGGGGACTTGGTGCAGGCGACTCGGCGGCCGCCACCCGAGTGTGGGGACCGAGGTGTTGGCTGGGGGTGGGCCTGTTGGGGCGGGGCCTGAGGGTGAGATTTCGGGGCGGGACCTGGAGGTGATGGCGGGGCAGGAGAACGCGAGTTCGGGGCGGAGCCCTAAGGGTGCGACTTTGGGGCGGGGCCTGGTGGTGGAATAGAGCCAGGAAGGTAAGACTTTTTGCCAGGAGCCAGAAATGAGGGCCGCTCGGGTTAGAGCGCGGGTGATGTCGGGGGCGGGGCCTTTCACTTGGGGCGGGGCCTAAGCGAGGATAATGTTTGGTCGGGTGTGTTCTCGGGCTTGTGGGGCGGGCTCTGGGCGGGGCTTAAGGATGGGGCGTGGCCTTGGGAAAGCTTGAAGCTGAGGCTTAAGGTTGGCGGGGGTCTGAGAGAGCAGCCGCGGCAGGGGCGGGGCGCTGCCCCAGCTCTAAAGCGCGCGCGGTCCGTGACGCCCCGCCCCTGTCCCTCCCGCCCACAGTGCGTGAGGCGGGCAGCGCCGTCGAGGCAGACATGCCCGTGAAGAGCGTCCCGGCGTGGGAGCCGCGTGCTAATGACACGCGGGAGAAGGCCGGCCCACCAGCCCCTGGGAAAGATGAGACTTCTCGGACTGCGCCCGGCGGCGAGCAGGCCTTGGTGGGCCCTGGAGTCGGGGCTGAAGAGGCGCTGGAGGCGTCGGCGGCGGTGACAGGCACAGCCTGGATGGAGGCCGACAGCCCAGGCCTGGGCGGAGTGACCGCAGAGGCGGGCAGCGGCGACACCCAGGCCCTTCCAGCCACGCGCCCGACACCCGACGAGGCCCTCGGGCCGTCCTCGACATCCCCAGCCACCCTCGAGGCTACGGAGGCCAACgaaccaccctcccccacccctggcggCAAGCCGAGCCCAGGCCCTGAACTCCCCAAGGAGAGCCCCATGGAGGTTTGGCTGAACCTGGGAGGCAGCACACCTGACCCTCACGGGCCAGAGCCCACGTACCCCTTTCAGGGCACATTAGAGCCCCATCCAGAGTCAGATATAATTGACATCGACTACTTCGAAGGATTGGATGGTGAGGGCCGTGGCGCCGACCTGGGGAGCTTCCCTGGGTCGCCAGGTACCTCAGAGCACCACCCTGATCCCGGGGGAGAGACCCCTTCCTGGAGCCTGCTTGACTTGTACGATGACTTCACCCCCTTTGATGAGTCTGATTTCTACCCTACCACATCCTTCTATGATGACTTggatgaagaggaggaagaagaggaggacaaGGATGCAGTGGGAGGCGGAGACCTGGAAGATGAAAATGACCTTCTAGTGCCCACTGAGAAGCCTGGTCTGGGGCCCGGGACAGGCCAGCCCACCAGTCGGTGGCACGCTGTCCCTCCGCAGCATACTCTGGGGATGGTCCCTGGCAGCAGCATTGCCCTCAGGCCCCGCCCAGGAGAGCCAGGCAGGGACCTGGCCCCAAGCGAGAATGGCACCGTGTGCCGCAGTGGCTTTGTGAGACATAACGGCTCCTGCCGGTCGGTGTGCGACCTCTTCCCAAGTTACTGTCACAATGGCGGCCAGTGCTACCTGGTGGAGAACATTGGGGCCTTCTGCAGGTAAGGATGTGGCAGGCAGGTGCCAGGGGTTTGTCAGAGAACTCCTCCTGAAGGGGGCATGGGAGGCTGCCTCAGCAGAGAGGGGAATGTGGCAGGTTCCCAGAGATTGTGTGTTTACGGGTCAAGAGATGGTCCCAATAAATATTCTACAGATTGACAGCTTAAATGTACTTCCTGTGAGCCCATCACTAGGAGAGTTTCCTCAGAAGTGAGACTGTGCATTTCCTCTAAGTGTCGTGACCTTTACCAAACCAGTAAACTATAAAGGCGAAACGAAAGGACTTAGCCAAGGATTTTGGAAAAGGGCTTTGCTGACTTGAGGGCAAGTTCTTGTTGGCAAGTTCTAGCTAAACTTGCAGAAGGAGAAGGTCCATAGACACCCTGGGAGAAGAGAGAACTGCTGACCACTCCCTCTGAGCCATGTGTGAGGCAGAAGGGTCCCGTGACCCTGTGGGGCATGTGCTTCAGGTGGCACGAATGAGGACCTTCTCATTGGGAAAAGACCCAGAGAGCAGCCTTTCAAACCGGTCAAGTCAGAGTGTCCTTCCTCACACAGCAGACGTTTGGCGTTTCTTAGTTCTGGATAGTGACTTTGCTCCTTCTACCTTGGTTGTTGTCTTCCTGGAGATACTCGGTCTGACATGTTTTAAAGACCCAGAGAGTTTAGTGTCAGAGTAAGGATATTGTGTGCAGCCACCAGCCCATGCCTCATTAGTAATTAACCCGATACACCTGCCCTCACGGCAAGGTAGGTAACCTGCTGGAGAGCTCATGGGCTTGTCCTCattctggatgaagcacatgtcCGGGCCTGAGTGCTTTGCTTCTCTCCATCCTTTACAGGCCCTAGAAGTGGCACGGAGACCTCAGATCCTTCTGGGACTTGTTTACACCGGTCCTAAGAGTGAAACATTTCTATAATCTGGGTATCTCTATTTTTTAAGTGCCATTccctatatttctttttctgggtctTTTTGGAGGTATATAAAGAATTCAGATTCTATAGGTCTTAATGTTCTGATAGAAGAATAATATAATGCATGCATGCTGTGCCTTTGTCATTAAAGCTTGAGCTTCCTTCCTGTGAAGTTCTTTCCTATAAATGATCATGTTATTAGGTCACTAATATAGGATGTGTCCACACAGCTCTGATTGGAGCTGTCCAGCCATTGGCAAAAAGAAGAACTGTGATCAAGAAATTATGGCAACAAGACCTTGCTGGCTGCTTAAGGGCTACCAGAAATACAAGGAAACCCTGATTTTGCTCCTCAGACTCTAGTTGTGGAGGGAGGACTATAGTAATGATTTTAACCTGGGAGCTATGGAATCTTTGTGCAAAATTAGTATCTTTCATCCTATTGGAGGCCTGGGTTTTCGCCTTCGAAGTTAGCTCCCCATCAGAGTATGAAATTTGGAGCCCTCATTACCTCTGGAGCACTTAGAACAGTTCCCAGAGCCTCCGAAGCTATCAAGGGACCCCCAGTAGTAAGCATGACCTCACTGAGTGGCATGCCTATACTGCCCGTGGGTCCTCCAGTGGATCCTGCCTTAGGAGGACTTCTCACTAGTCCACTCCAGCCCAACTCGCACAGCTTCCATCCCAAGATCACCCACCCTGGGCCTTCCTACCAGAAATTCCTCCTCTGACGGGTAcacccaggcccagccccagcttgGAAACTGTTTTACATTCCACTCACAGGAGGCTGCCGAGCCCTTGGTTGCAGACTGCAGCATGCTTTTGTCTGTGTCACCCAACCACTGCAGGGAAACGAGCAGAGCTATGGCAGAACTTCCCCAGAGCACTCTGTTAGAGGGACCTTCTTTCCCTGCTGTCCTCCAACAGCCTCCCACGACTGCAGAGGGGCAGCTGGATAAGAGAATTCACTGCTTGCCACAGAGCCCCACCCTCTTCTAGGTGTGGAGTGGCTAATTCTCCCGTGTTTGATTTCCCCATTTCTGGACTCCTT
Coding sequences within it:
- the CSPG5 gene encoding chondroitin sulfate proteoglycan 5 isoform X1, producing the protein MGRAEGGGPGRGPPPLLLLLGVTLVLASGAAPVREAGSAVEADMPVKSVPAWEPRANDTREKAGPPAPGKDETSRTAPGGEQALVGPGVGAEEALEASAAVTGTAWMEADSPGLGGVTAEAGSGDTQALPATRPTPDEALGPSSTSPATLEATEANEPPSPTPGGKPSPGPELPKESPMEVWLNLGGSTPDPHGPEPTYPFQGTLEPHPESDIIDIDYFEGLDGEGRGADLGSFPGSPGTSEHHPDPGGETPSWSLLDLYDDFTPFDESDFYPTTSFYDDLDEEEEEEEDKDAVGGGDLEDENDLLVPTEKPGLGPGTGQPTSRWHAVPPQHTLGMVPGSSIALRPRPGEPGRDLAPSENGTVCRSGFVRHNGSCRSVCDLFPSYCHNGGQCYLVENIGAFCRCNTQDYIWHKGMRCESIITDFQVMCVAVGSAALVLLLLFMMTVFFAKKLYLLKTENSKLRRTNKFRTPSELHNDNFSLSTIAEGSHPNDDSSAPHKIQEALKSCLKEEEPFNIQNSMSPKLEGGKGDQADLEVNCLQNNLT
- the CSPG5 gene encoding chondroitin sulfate proteoglycan 5 isoform X2 is translated as MGRAEGGGPGRGPPPLLLLLGVTLVLASGAAPVREAGSAVEADMPVKSVPAWEPRANDTREKAGPPAPGKDETSRTAPGGEQALVGPGVGAEEALEASAAVTGTAWMEADSPGLGGVTAEAGSGDTQALPATRPTPDEALGPSSTSPATLEATEANEPPSPTPGGKPSPGPELPKESPMEVWLNLGGSTPDPHGPEPTYPFQGTLEPHPESDIIDIDYFEGLDGEGRGADLGSFPGSPGTSEHHPDPGGETPSWSLLDLYDDFTPFDESDFYPTTSFYDDLDEEEEEEEDKDAVGGGDLEDENDLLVPTEKPGLGPGTGQPTSRWHAVPPQHTLGMVPGSSIALRPRPGEPGRDLAPSENGTVCRSGFVRHNGSCRSVCDLFPSYCHNGGQCYLVENIGAFCRCNTQDYIWHKGMRCESIITDFQVMCVAVGSAALVLLLLFMMTVFFAKKLYLLKTENSKLRRTNKFRTPSELHNDNFSLSTIAEGSHPNKSDLVIVKILCIDSEDSYHLMMKWSPGRCFSHHSDC
- the CSPG5 gene encoding chondroitin sulfate proteoglycan 5 isoform X3; translation: MGRAEGGGPGRGPPPLLLLLGVTLVLASGAAPVREAGSAVEADMPVKSVPAWEPRANDTREKAGPPAPGKDETSRTAPGGEQALVGPGVGAEEALEASAAVTGTAWMEADSPGLGGVTAEAGSGDTQALPATRPTPDEALGPSSTSPATLEATEANEPPSPTPGGKPSPGPELPKESPMEVWLNLGGSTPDPHGPEPTYPFQGTLEPHPESDIIDIDYFEGLDGEGRGADLGSFPGSPGTSEHHPDPGGETPSWSLLDLYDDFTPFDESDFYPTTSFYDDLDEEEEEEEDKDAVGGGDLEDENDLLVPTEKPGLGPGTGQPTSRWHAVPPQHTLGMVPGSSIALRPRPGEPGRDLAPSENGTVCRSGFVRHNGSCRSVCDLFPSYCHNGGQCYLVENIGAFCRCNTQDYIWHKGMRCESIITDFQVMCVAVGSAALVLLLLFMMTVFFAKKLYLLKTENSKLRRTKMILVLPTKSRKLSSPA